Within Malus domestica chromosome 04, GDT2T_hap1, the genomic segment atcggggtgatccaactatccccctgttgtaagttgcatacttctgcggccatggtgcttggtgttgccaacagttcgacatgaatttttcttccaatcttgtcttccacagctgaggcgaggcgagccagggcgtctgcatgactgtttgccgctcgaggaacttgggtgatctggtagtggaagtgcttgagcaaaagttgtgtttgcgcaagatatgctgccatggagctgtccttagcatcaaagttgttggtaacctggttgaccactaattgggagtcactgaaaatatcaatttgtttaaccccgaggtgtttggccaaacgtaatcctgctggaagggcttcatactcggcctcattgtttgatgccttgaatttgaaacgaagagcatactccattgctactttgtcgggcgtagtcaagactagtcccgctccacagccctgttggttggatgagccatcaacatacaaactccatgctgaggtcgttgattctaccttctgagcttccgatggtaatgaagctactgcttcaggtgtagaagcaatgtcaacaggatatgtgaagtcggcgatgaaatctgctactgcttggcctttttcggctggttttggttggtaggagatgtcaaactcacccaatgctatcgcccatttgatcattcgtccagacgtgtcaggactctggagtatctgtcgaaaagggtgattggtaagcacgatgatggcgtgtgcttggaaataagggcgaagtttccgagcagacatgaccaatgctagagctaatttctcaatgttggagtatcgtgtctccgcatcttgtagggccttgctagcgtagtagacgggccgttcgacaccactgtccattcgaataagaacagaactgactgctgaagccgaaaccgatagatagatgatgagagtgtcaccaacttctggtttggagagcagaggggctttactcatgtactctttgaggttcctgaatgccttggcacattcctccgtccatgtaatgtacttcttatttcccttgagtgctttgaagaaaggagcacatctgtctgtggccttagagatgaatctggttaaggctgccaccttgccagtaaggctttggatgtcttttgaagttattggctctttcatgtcgaggattgctttgatcttttcagggttagcttcaatgcctcgttggctaatcatgaagcctaagaatttgccagagcccacgccgaaggcacatttgttggggttcaacctcattcgatacctctttagaatggtgaaagtttcagataggtcggtgatgtgttggtcagcatgtttgcttttgactagcatatcatcaacgtaaacttccatgttcttcccaatttgttcgacgaacattgaattgaccagtctctgataagttgctcctgcattctttaggccgaaaggcatgactttatagcaatatagtcccctgtcagtagtgaaggccgtgtgttcttggtctgaggggttcatgaggatttggttgtatcctgaataagcgtccataaagctcaaaagctcacaccctaccgtagagtctataagcctgtcaataagaggaagagggaaactatctttcggacaccctttgtttaggtcggtgtagtcaacacacatcctccacaagacattttgaagcgaaagactttctttggtcggatttttcctaacaaggaccacatttgctacccatgtcgggtaattgacttcgcggacaaagcctatgcctttgagtttttcaacttctgctttcattgcctcgtatcgttcagcgtcataagatcttcgcttctgtctcaccggcttgatcttggggtcaatactcaaacgatgacagatgacatcgggagagatgcctggcatgtcctcgtatgaccaggcgaagacttcagtgttctctttcaaaaaagatatcaatgctaaccgaaggggtggtgacaatgtggtgccaatattcaccatgcggtctggatgatctcttgagataggtaccttctccaactcttcagcaggttgggcttgctgggtgaaagagtcatctcgaggatcatcgggttgattgttgctatcaagAAGATCCAaggtcgcttcatctaggctggtctttgtgacttggtcatgtacagacagggtttccttgggtccgggcaagtgttgttgcttaactgaagtgttgtaacatgatcgtgcactaagctgatctcctctgatgtagccgttgccatggggggttggaaatttcatcaacagcatatgcgtggataccatagccttgagatcattgatgcctgtgcgcccaaagatgacattgtatgccgttgggcagtcaaccactaggaagttagtggtaatggtagccgtgtaagggcctgtaccaatagtaaagggtaaatgtatgctccctaaaggttgcacgatatcaccggagaagcttatcagaggagaaatcgagcgatcgagcaagtgttcagctacactgagtgccctgaaagcttcggcaaacatgatattgaccgaagcccctgtgtctacgaggattcgtcgaacatcaaagttggctatgtgagcctccacgatcaatgggtcgttatgagggtagatgatgcctctttcttcctcagggtagaaacatatcggatcccagttaggtttttgatacttccctcccctgatgtcttccacgtgaaacacttggtgaccaggcctcagacttcgttcactgtttttcatggccctattggaagattcagatatgggtgtgccgccgcttatggaatatatgacattcacctggcgttggttacggttatccctttgagggtgaagaaggaattgatcaatttttccttctcgtgccaaagcttcaatacgatcacggaggatgatacatttctcgctatcatggccgttatgctcatggtagcaacaaaacgtgcccgcgttattcgggggcgtgtaatctgggtgcctcggctttggctttggtatcaggtgagctatgttggggtaaatggccgcgcatgtggcattcaagggcgtgtatgtctcataccttggggtagggggtatcttgacgcgggtttgacccactgcattgactgcctgggggcgagcgttattgtggcgatacccttggttatcgggatagtgtcccttactctttttactgaaaggagagtggtgaggatggaaatccttcctcttgccttgaaattgatatgtctgttgattcggtgaagcattatgcaaggcatggagaggtgccactgctgtttggaaagtcgaggtcttctcatttaggtgagtctggcttccacctcccacttattgataaaggatggttgtagggggtttctcctgatatgtctctgcctcggcggaggcatggttataagcctgcgccatcacctcagagtaagtcttccaagtattggcattgatcatgtatttaaagaaacaatcacgtaggcctgccgtgaaggctttgagggcagtcttgtcgtctgcctcggcacaccgggagtattcatggctgaagcggccagcatacatacgtaatgactcgtctggcttctggcggatagtgtacaagtcatctgcagagtgcaagcgatcggtttggaaaatgtgttgggaaacaaatagtttcctcaattcctcaaatgagtctaccgtctcaggtgtaagacgacaataccaatttagagctccaccagagagggtggaggggaagagaagacatcgctcttcgtcggtgtgcatccggtatgccatggtggactcaaagaggttaaggtgctcaatcgggtcctcttttccagtataaagttgcaagccaagcttttgctttgtctttgcttgaaggggggtgttgaggatcctccttgtaagagggccaggcctgggttggttccagtcaggtatttcagcctgacgttcagccttcaacttgtttacttcctcaagaagttgtaggacaagggggtcctgagcggagttacgtgccactggagctttctttcgtaaatctccatctcctcttggaattaggaaggtttgatcaagggcatgtgatttttccctggactcgctgtactggcttccagggtatgtctgtcggaacacctctgagtcccctgtaccctcatgtctctctaggacttgttgcccattccccaagttggtggccggctcgggccgtggcaggggaccgagtctctcagaaatcattgggtcattgatctttgagcttatatggatggaattctctcgacgttgcttcaggaaatcccgacaatcgcgaaagacggctttcgatccttctgccccttcagcaaagaggtgtctccctccgcttctcatggttcgggtcgaagcaactgggttgagagaagcctcatgttgattatcaaatcgaggggtaatttgttccctatcagggatatctatgtcgaatgcatgtgaccctccatgttggagggcacccaattgatggttgacttccacgggggcaacaagctcgcgtgtctgagcttgcctagcttcgtggagtgtctcgaagagcttctcatattgctcctggaggacctcattcctcattgctatcttgttgttctgagcttccaactcatcgactttagcttgaagaagaactcgttttccttccttctttcgttgtttcgcactatgtgcaaggggggtgtcattctgtgtgctgtggcttccttcgcttcccatgttggagagggatgcctgatcaaaagaaagtgtacgaatgatagaaaccagcttgacacagctgaagagagtaggaataagtatcgtttcccacagacggcgccaaatgttgatgcacaaaatcagcgaagactttggtacaacagaaagtgtcaggttttgtgaccttcgcttggttgcttcggtcactagtgaggataagtacgtaaatgaatagagacagagaagcaaacacaggatgtacgtggttcacccagattggctacgtccacggagtagaggagttcttattagtagtgaagggcttacacaagtacaaaggatcaagctctcaatttagtgagttcttgtgaatgatttaacacaaaatggcattaggcaatattgtggggggatgacccctatttatagaaaaacttgtagctttgtcacattgacatgtgtcatgttatgattggttcttgatgttgacacgtgctgcgctctgattggcttctaatcttgacacgtgttgagtagtgattggcctcctggtcggaggggaactcttctgggtccttgacagtatagcgttggccggtgctcggtagtttcgggattggtcaagtatggtacaaacaacatcTATGTAAGAGCTTAGCTCACGAGAACATCCtcttgaaaaaagaaaagaatttatATGGAAAAGGATCACCACCACATTGCATCCATGTCCAATAATATTGTCATATGCAAGTTTTTCTTCACTTGACAATGTATGATTGGGTCGGAACTTCACATGGCGGTGAATCCATTCCATGTATGTTGCCCTCTTAAAATTGAGTACCAACTAGATCGGTGTGAttgcaaaatataattaaaaaaataaaaaagactaTTTACAGATTAATTAAAAGGACTGATGGTGAACAATTGGTAACTTTAAAGTTGCTTAAAGTTGTTTTGTAGACTTTTTTTTTGGACATATGATATTAGTTATATGAAGGAGATGAAAGAAGTAGACTAAATCtcataataaactaataataatatgatttaaattcGCATGTTGTAAACTTTTAATAGACAGAGCAAACTCATATATATACGCTCCTAAACCATGCCCCGCCTTCACACTTCAACATCCTAAATCATGAGTATGAAAACTTATAGCGTAtattattcattaattaattacaaATGATTGATTAATTTGTTAATAATCAGATTTGGAGTAATAACAGAATAAAAGCTTGCAACCATCGCGTCAGGATTTGGGACGTGAATGTGGAAAGGTGCTCGGTGGGAATTTTCATATTCAACAGGGGAAAGATACAAGTACCAGAAGAAGTAACTGATGAGAAGAACCCATTGTGCTATAAACCATGCGATGGTCTTGGCTatattgcttttgctttctccaacctggatttGACCGGTCGTGTCAAGGCCTACTGTGGTATCTAATACTAATGCCACCATGAATTGAtctttatatatgtattttctCCCATGATTAGTAAATAAAAGTTGTGCATGCCATGAGTTATGTGATATAATTGATATTTTACGCCCCACCTTGAACGGACGGGTAACAAATCACCTTGTGTAATTAAGATATTTTGAATTCAAAAAATGAGGCTAATTAATTTGTGTACGATATTTCTTTGTTGAATGATACTTTTGTCTACGCTATAATTGTTCCTTGGTCTTAATTTGGATAATAATAAAGGAAATGTACGGTCCtaattataatatttgtatAATAAAGAAACATTTATCACAATTGAATGGACATAAGTTTTGTACTTCTTTAATTATCTTGTAAATTAAGGGCTAACTTCCGTAAAATGATAGAGGGTTGGGGAGAAAATAGATCTTAAGGGTAAAGTTTAAAATGTAAGccaacattttttaaattttctatcCATTTAAACATAAATGGATTGTTCATTATTAACTACACGTGGTTTATGCCATTTAGTATTACAAGCTAATAGTACTTCTTtctacttgtaagtgagagatcttatatttgattttcattaaaagcaAATTTCCCCtttgtgtagataatatcatttgttaaaaaaaaaaattacacacgATCGGTTTGAAGTCAATACTTATCAAAAGAAACACAACCGTAAATGCATttattaaaaacaataaaagagaaatatcacttgtttaaaaaaaaagaaataatgatgaatagttttatttaatttgttttcgTTGAGAAGTAATAATTAATCAAAACATGAATTGAGAGACACAACACAAAGTTAGAGTGTTCTAATAAATTAACATTTAGTTGCACTACAAGTAATGTAAGCAAAGGTTAGTACTTCTTTGTCACCAATTAAAGAATAGTTTGCATTGCTTACTTTTTTAGTCACCACAATATCAAAGTAGTGTGGTTTACTCCTTGGGCCACCAGTATCAGTGACAATTGCAGCGCAACTCTTTAACTATTATACATTATTTTTTGCTAAATAAAACAAATAGCAACTCTAGTGataatattatctatattaaccACCACGGGATGATTCAATGGGTGGAGATGAATTTCAAGTATGTATTTCACAAGACACTTTTTGGTTTGATTTCTAGCGCTAGTGAATCACATGATCGTGACCAGGAGATGCTAAAATGTCTCTGTGAGTCTTCCCGATCCCTGAAAGGGTGGACTGCCGTGAGAAAGCCATCAGCTAATctcataagaaaaaaaatgataatattATCTATTTTACTAACGATAGATTTGTTTTGTAGAAtatctttgttaattttgaattttggtaaTTAGAGCTGTCAACTTGCAGCGGTCCGTATTATGTTGAAGCTGTTGGTAGGCAGTTAAAATGTTCCCAGTTTACTCCTTTGTAGGCACAACGAAAGTTGAACTAATTGTTGAACTTTGCAGTGATCTAGTAACATTGTCTTCAGGTTCTAAAACCCAAGGATGAAACTTCTTTCTTTCTCGGCCGTAATTGCTTTGGCACATAAGTTAGTAGCACAttcaacaccaccaccacctccattCTACTCACCCAATTGAGCTCAGTTGCGAGTTGACATGCCCGTATTCATAAAAATGACGTATATTCTTTGATTTTCCCTTtctaaattgaattttttttcttcagaaaaaaaaaaagaacaaagaaaaatagattTTGTGGGTGGAATATTGGGCTTACAGAACATGGGCTTGTGTGTAAGTGACAATTGGGTGatgacaaatatttttttttttaacaaataatattatttacattaagagaGAGGGAGTAAGCTTAAGCCTTATAATGAACTAAcagtaatgtggttcaaattcacttttggcgagaatcgaacctaagacctctcacttacaagtgaagaggaatatcactagactatagtactaagtgacaaacATATGACATTTTGATGATGAAGAAAAACTGAAATAATTTATGCACGCTTATTTTTTTAGCACCCTATTAATTTACgttctttgaaaaaaatggggatgtGAAAATCATTTAGTCTCgaagaaacatgtttttgttcttttgtttcattattatgttgttatttaaaattttcagtgAGTGATGAAGTAAGGCTTGGATGGAGGTGAGGAGCGGAGGAATTGTCGCCAGTGGGACTGCGCGTCTGGCGAGTGGTTTTCCAATGCTGGCTGTGGTTGGGCTCCTTTTTGGGCCGGGGTTTGTAtcacttattttattttataacaaGTTAACCGCAAATAAAGTTGAAAATAAATGTCTATATTcgtttaaggaaaattaataaaaatgatttaaaaactttgaattttaacaataaagaaaaaataacgagtaaagtgaatagtacaaagattgactttttagtgtaaaaatatggtttttcgttaaagttcccttgttAATATTAAAGTTGACACACATGTGGTACTGTAAGGGAGTAGAAATTTATTTTCCTCCAAATTTGCCGCCTCCAGTCTCCTACTAccacttttctctttttctccttctatAAAGAAATCAAGAAAAAATGTTGACCGACTTAAATGTAATCGTTCATATAGGAGCAGATTGAAGGGAAATTAAATTTTGAGAGAAAACAATCCTACTCCATACAATAAGTTGAATGTATAAGATTTGAACAACTTTTCTATCAAAAAAGCATCCACATATAACATTATAATTGAAATTGGTTTTATAAAGATAGATGATGAGGTCTCTTTTTTCTTACTTTCCGATCCGCTAAGTCTTACTAAACCCTAGTTCATATCAGACTAGGACTGGAGGGATGTAGAATTAATTAGTGAGATATAAAACCTTTTTTTTGTGAGAAACAGAATACAGTCCCATTCCTTGCAGGCTTAGGAAACCTAAGCCTCCTCGACTTAGAATTTAGGGACATAAGCTagctatatatatgtacattacAAGTTACTAGAGTTTGTATACCGATCTCCGTTAATCAATTAAATTCTCCGAACCATATATTATTGGTTGATTGATATCCAATAATCATGCGGCCATCGTCCAGCGAGATATGTATACACCATTTTCTTAGCCGGGTGTGGGTGAACGACGATGCATACCACAAAGAGATGATGATTAAGAAGGGGCAGGAAGGCTTGGTTATGATCAGATTAAGGAACTACAAAACAACAGGAAGAGGTTGGATGAACGACGACGAAGGCTGGCCAATTAACGAAGACGAAGATGAAGACGAAGAAGACAACgaagttgaagaagaagaagacaacgaagatgaagaagaagaagaagaagaaacaactcGTGGTCCACCGACAGTTAGAGGCTTTCGTTTTGTACAAAGTGACAGACCTGAAAAATTAGTAACGGTGAGCCTATGCTCTTTCAAACTAACATATTCAGCAGAGCGCATTGCAAGGGATCTTACAGATCTTCAAGTCCCAGAAGAAGAACAACCAAATATTATCGCCAAAGTGTTTCGGTTGATTGACGAACAGGACGTCGTCCCCTTCCAGACTATTGAAGTCGACATGGATGACTTCACTGCGCATGTGAGACGCGGTCACCCAGTTGTACGTAGTAGGATTAGTGAGACTAAAGTCAAGTATATTCCTGCAACTAAATCATCCATCGACGGTTTGGAGAAAGTGAGATTACTTGATCTCCAAGGCCTGTTAAAAAAAGGAGCAGCAGCTAATGATACAACGTCGCTGTTCTGCGTTATTTGCATGGAGGGATTTTTCAACGTTGACGGCCAAGGTCATGATCACGTTGATGATGATCAAAGTCCACTACTTGCTCGCATGCCCTGCAAGCACCTTTATCATGGAGACTGCATTGTTCAATGGTTGGAGAGGAGCCATTTGTGTCCCTTGTGCCGATACCCAATGCCAACGACGCCAAGGTACCCAATGCAAACGACAAGAAATGCGTTGCAGATGTTGATAGACAACTACACCGATGACATGGACCAAGACTAGCTAGCTAGCGATCTAAAACTACACTGatactaaattatttttatatttaattgatTGATGTCATTATATTGGAATGTTGTTAATATGCAGctagtttttttctttaattcacTTTTTTTGTTACGACGAcgactttttttgttttttactgaaaatataactttagcccctgaaacttaatttttttcacATAAAACCCGACATAAATTTTTTACTCGAATAAAACCCATTGATTGGATTCCACAtcaacaaattcattaattatatttgactttacacatttaaaaaatttcGATGCCCAAAACAcccctatttgaatgtttgatttacACAATTAATTCCATACAAATTGTAAgggagaattaatgattttacaaaaataaaaaaaaataataaatttgttgcctaatatataatagagagctttaacgaaaagctcacggtactattcactttaacgaaaaaccacatttttacactaaaaagtcaaacctggtactattcattttaccttttattttgtccttatcgttaaaactcaaagttttcaagccattttcattaattttccttatataataacaataaaacatgCCTAATAAATGTAGTAATACATGCTTAGTtaagtcaataaaattatattttacatataaatgtaggtaaattatttcgcgcgcacgcgcgcacacacacacatatatgtatatataacaacaaaaaaaaaagcctgatatacaaaaaaatttatctACATAATAAAGCGAACCCAATATATGCAAAATACATGCAAAGTAATATACCTACATAaaaaatgttattattttattcaatactagtttacctattatttgtacatataataataaaatgtgcccaatataCACGATgatacataaaaaataaaatacctacattatgaagaaatgttatttgataCAAAAGtaatttacttacaaaataaagaaatggtattttattcaagattaatttacttgttttattGTACGTAtatcttataataataaaatgtgccaaatatatgtaataatacatggaaaataaattacctccaaaataaaagaatgttatttgattcaatattaatttacttacaaaatttatgttatttgctcatcataaatttaaatataggtAGATTAATTTGTTTAGCATGTTTGATCATATATGTAGtactgtgcatgtgtgtgtgtgtatatatatatatatatatgaacttatAGTAGTACTATATATATAAGTAAACTACTATACGTTTATATAGGTAAActctatatgtgtgtgtatatataggtaaactatatatgtgtgtgtgtatatatatacacatacatatattgaGCTTATGGCAGTAATACATACATTTGaacgtatatatgtgtgtgttagGGGTAATAATATGTgcaataattatattttcattgtAATTAAAATGAGtaatgttgcagtcctattagattaggaatgtgattgtgtaaatcctagtagatataaGAATgaatcttatattcctattaggaatAGATTACCTATAAAATGTAGTAATCCTAAAGGGTAAAGAATTAACCTTccatattactataaataaaagcacaatggggtggaataacacacacctacaattacatatctctctcttctctctctatgccgCACTCCCTCTCTCTATATGGCCTCCATACTTGTGCAAATGGAAGAAAGGGAGGTGCGCGACAATTGCCCAAAATCACTCGCGCCCAAAAAATGAACGCGCTGCAACATTAAAGATTGCTGCAAAGTGCAGCCCCACCCACGGTGGGTATGTCAATGACATGTTGGCAATGGAAAGTGAGCCCAATGGCTCTTTTGGTTGATCAACGGAGGAAATTCAATGGGTCCAACGGTCCATGTTTAATTTaggaaatatttttgttttatatttataaatgtaGTGAACTCAATGACTAAGATTGAACatgatcaaatctaacggtgaAAAAACAAATCTAATGgccaaattttaaaactaacggctaaataattttaaaatattatttaactcaaaattcaccgaaaaactctataaatacctatatatttgttcaaacattcacacaaaattcatttttctcttacatttcttccaatttttctttctaccatcttCCAAAACCATGTGTTTATTCATGTGTTTTGTATTTATACATTTCTATCATGtatttcttattcttccatAGTGTTTCATGACTTTTATGTgtcgatttagtgatttttcaatgtttatcggaatttaaatatttttaggttaaaatgttcataaaattaatttatgatagCCCAGAAGGGTTGAAGCAGAAAAGTTGTTTCTAGGTTAAAAACTAAATGTTGGAGATGGTATAAAGGACGGGGATGCACGCTAAGCATATAATAATATGGGTCAGCCAAAAGATCAACAAATGCCTCACCGAAAaactagaatttttttttttagcgaTGTATTGTCTACCGTTAGGGTGCAACGAGGCCAGAGTCTTGAATTTGCCATTACTTAGTTGTTTCCCCAGTGAACAAACTTTCTAGCTTTGCTTCTGCTCTCCTCCCCCTTCTTGTTTCGTTGAAGCTCCTCTACATGTCTGTTTACTGtgggaaaaataataataaatttaagatTATGTTGGTCAGTGGCGGGATATTAGTTAAAGTTAGTAACAACAACTTGCTAATCAGATTCATGGAAAGAGAGCCAAATGAGGTATTTCTTTTCATCTTTTTGTGAATTGGGTTATGTGTTGTGTGGTTATGGGAAGCAAAGAAACACTGCACTCATTGTAATAACACTGCATAGTGATGCTTAACGTATAAGTGGATTGTGGAGGGTATAGATTCTATAGAATGATTTACTCCAAAAACAATGAATTATCACAGGTATATCAAATTTTCTAACTCTACATATTAAGGAGCTTATATTTGTTAAAAACAATGTCATACACAGTGTTGGCACAGAAAATGTATTCATAATTCTAAAGCACTAAACAGAGAACTACTTACACGCAGGAAGGAGGGACGTGTCGGCAGAAACAGCACAAGCAATCCCCAAGTTATGAAGAGCACCCTTTATGACTCCACATGAGAAATGGAGATGCATGTTTGGTTCTTCTGCTGCCTTGTTTTCAGCCGCCTCGGCATTTTCTTTAGACAAGTCTCCATTTTCGGAAGGATCGAGC encodes:
- the LOC139195099 gene encoding E3 ubiquitin-protein ligase CIP8-like yields the protein MRPSSSEICIHHFLSRVWVNDDAYHKEMMIKKGQEGLVMIRLRNYKTTGRGWMNDDEGWPINEDEDEDEEDNEVEEEEDNEDEEEEEEETTRGPPTVRGFRFVQSDRPEKLVTVSLCSFKLTYSAERIARDLTDLQVPEEEQPNIIAKVFRLIDEQDVVPFQTIEVDMDDFTAHVRRGHPVVRSRISETKVKYIPATKSSIDGLEKVRLLDLQGLLKKGAAANDTTSLFCVICMEGFFNVDGQGHDHVDDDQSPLLARMPCKHLYHGDCIVQWLERSHLCPLCRYPMPTTPRYPMQTTRNALQMLIDNYTDDMDQD